CTCGCGGATGCACCGGGCTGGCAGCGCTGGTTGCTGAGTGGCGTGGCCCTCGCGGTGAGCCTGTATCTGCTGCACTGGCTTCGGGGACTCGCCGCCGACAGGCGATTCGAGGCCGCCGGGATCGGGCTGATCCTCGGCGGTGCGCTGGGCAACCTCGCTGACCGGGTCCGGCTGGGTGGGGTGGTCGATTTCATCGATGTCCACTACGCCGGCTGGCACTGGCCCGCTTTCAATATTGCCGACGCCGCCATTACGGTTGGGGTCGGAATGATCCTACTGACGGCCTGGTCGGACTGGCGTCACAACCGCTGACCCGACCCGGCCGGTCTCGATGCGCTACGGGAGAACCGAATCATGCAGGAAATAAGAGTCGCCAATCCTCGCGGATTCTGCGCCGGTGTCGATCGCGCCATCAGCATCGTCGAACAGGCACTTGAGGCATTCGGCCGGCCCATCTACGTCCGCCACGAGGTGGTCCACAACCGGCTCGTCGTCGATGATCTGCGCGACAAGGGCGCGGTCTTCGTCGAGGAACTCGACGGTGTGCCGGCCGGCGCCACCCTCATCTTCTCGGCACACGGTGTCTCGCAGTCGGTCCGTGACGAGGCGGTCGAGCGTGGGCTGCATGTCTTTGATGCGACCTGTCCGCTGGTCACCAAGGTCCACATGGAGGTGCGCAAGCACGCCCGGCAGGGCCGCGAGGTCATCCTCATCGGTCACGACGGTCATCCCGAGGTAGAGGGCACCATCGGTCAGTACGTTGGCGAGCGTGCCGATCAGGGCGGCATCTATCTGGTCGAGACGCCGGCGGATGCACAGGCCCTGAGTGTCAGGAACCCCGATGACCTGGCGTTCGTCACCCAGACCACGCTGTCGATGGACGACACGGCCTCGGTGATCGAGGCCCTTCAGGCGCGTTTCCCGAGCATCGAGGCGCCCCGCAAGGACGACATCTGCTACGCCACCCAGAACCGCCAGGACGCCGTGCGTGAGCTGGCCGGCGAGGTGGATGTCATGATCATCGTGGGATCGACCAACAGCTCCAATACACGCCGGCTCACGGAGCTCTCCGAGCGGCTTGGCGTGCCGGCTCACCAGATCGACCGGGCGGAGGAGCTCGAGGCCGACTGGATCGCCGATGCCAGCCGCATTGGCGTTACCGCCGGCGCCTCCGCACCGGAATCACTGGTGCAGGCGGTGATCGACCGGCTGGTCGAGTGGGGCGTGCAGCGGCCGGACACCAGCGGTAACTATACCGAGGATGTCGTCTTTTCCATGCCCCGTGATCTGATGCGTGCCATCCCGAAGCGAGGCGAGATCAAGACCGTCGCGGACTGATCAGCACCCGGTGCCGTCGGCGGACATATCGGCGCGCTCGATCCGCGGCCGTCCGCTGGCGTTGATGATAATCGACCGGCTGGCCCGGATCGCACCGTCCGCCGCGCGCCGGCAGACATGCAACGTGCCCATCTGCAGGCTGCCACTGGGGCGCCGGGTGCCGCCATCGGCCTGATAGTGCAGCGCCTCCCCGATGCCGGCGTTGGCGGTGACAGTGATCGAGGTCGGTAACGGTTCGGCCGTCCGCAGCCGGTATTCGCCAGATTGATAGCGACCATCGGCGTTGCGATCCACGAAGATCGTCCAGCCGCGCTCCCAGCCATTGCTCTTCGCCCGTATGACGACCGGCGTACCGCGTGCCACGGCGGCATTGCGGGTGTGGCGAATGGCAAGGTGGAGCTGGTCGGTCGCGGTATCCAGCCGGGTCTTCATGGCCAGATCCGAGAATACCGGTGCGCTCAGGGTCGCCAGTAGCGCCATCAGCGATAGCGTGACAAGGAGCTCGAGAAGGGTGAAGCCGCGCTGCTCGTGCATGGGTGTTACTGATCTCTGTAACCGGTGGTCGACCAATCTAGCGCAGCAGTCGGGTGGATCGGGCACCGCCGGTCGGTTACCGGCAGGCTTGGGTCATGGTCAGGCGAAACGGATTCACGCTGCTCGAGATGCTGGTTGTTCTGGCGATCATTGCCACCCTCGCGATGCTTGCCATGCCCGGTTACCTGCAGCCCACGAAACGCGTCGAGGCGACGCAGGCCGGCGCTTGTCTGCTCGAACTCGCGAGTCGCCTGGAGCGATACCGATTGATCGAGGCCGACTACGAGGGGTTCGCGATTGATACTGCGGGTGTGGCCTGCGAGGGCCGTCTGGCCGATCGTTACCGCTTCGAGGCGGGGATCCCGGGGGAGACGGGCTGGGGAGCCATCACGACGGATCCAGTGGCCTGGCAGCTCCGGGTCATCCCCCTCGATGCCGACGCAGGGATGGGGGGATACGGTGATTGCCGGGCGCTGGTGGTGCGCGATGATGGCCGCCGCGCGGTGATGACTGGCACCGGCGGCGGTGTGGTGACCGATCCGGATCAGGTGCGGCGCTGCTGGCGCTAGCGCTTGTCTGAAGCGGCCAGCTCGTCTAATATTCGCTTCGTCGCCGGCGTAGCTCAGTTGGTAGAGCAACGCATTCGTAATGCGTAGGTCCGCGGTTCAAATCCGTGCGCCGGCACCATCTCCTCCTTCCCGGGACTGGCGCCTGAACGCTATTCCCCCATCCCGAAGGCCAGCAGCAAGGCGAGGACGATCGCCGTCCAGAACGCCATTGAGCCGGTCGGCCAGCTGCGCAGCGGCCAGCCACTCACGCGCAGATGGGTTGCCTTCTCCTCGGCGCGACGGAAACCGAGCATGAAAGCGTCCCGGAACCCGGTGTCGATACGCCGGATTCCACTGCCGACGCGCGCCAGTGTCTGCTTGCCCGGCACACGGTAGAACCAGTCGAGATCCAGGCTGATCTTTTCCTTGCCACCCAGAACGCGAAGGAAGAGGAAAAAGCCCAGCCCCGTGAACAGCAGGAGCTGCATTTCCTTGATCAGGTGCCCGGCGGTATACGCCTGGTAGTCCACGGGGTAGGGCAGAATGGCGTACAGCCACCCGGGGAAGATGCCGATGAGAAAGCACAGCAGTGCCGCGATGCCCATGGCGATGCGCATGTTGAGCGGTGCCTCGGCGGGCCTTAGTCCGGCGTCACGGCCCATGAACGTGTACCACGGCAGCTTGAGGGTCGTGCTCATGAATGTGCCGACACCGGCAAGGGTCATCAGCAGGAACACGACACCTCGTCCATCGACGGCTGCCGCCTCGATGATCATGGTCTTGCTCACGAAGCCGCTGAATAGCGGGAACGCGGAGATCGAAAGCCCCCCGATCATGTAGAGCAGGAAAGTCACGGGCATGCTCCGGTAGAGGCCGCCCAGTTCCGTCAGACGGCTGCGTCCCGTCATCTGAAGCACCGCGCCCGCGCCCATCAGCAACAGCGCCTTATAGAGGATGTGAGTAAATGCATGGGCGGCGACGCCGCTGATTGCCAGCGCGCTGCCGAGCCCCACACCAGCGACCATGTAACCGACCTGGCTGATTATGTGATAGGACAGAAGCCGGCGGATATCGTTGACCAGGAAGGCGTAGATCACGCCGTAGAGCGTCATGAACACCCCCAGCCACACCAGCAGCTCCGTGCCCGGAAACCCCCTCGCCAGCACGTAGACGGCGGTTTTGGTGGTGAATGCACTGAGGAACACGGTGCCGGTGACCGTGGCTTCCGGATACGCATCCGGTAGCCAGGCATGCAGGGGTGGTGCGGCGGCGTTGATCAGGAACGCCACCAGGATCAGATAGAAGGCCGCGCCCCCGCCTTCCAGCGCCTCGAATGCGAGACTGCCGGTGTGGAGCCAGTAGGCGATAATGCCCGCAAGTAAAAGCATGCCGCCCAGCGCATGGATGATCAGGTAGCGGAATCCCGCGTCATAGGCGGCCTGTCGCCGGCGACGCCAGATCAACCAGACCGACGCCACCATCATGATCTCCCAGAACACGTACAGGGTGATCAGATCTCCCGCGAATACCGCCCCCAGGCCGGATGCCGCGTAGAAGGCCGCCGCGACGTGCTGGGCGCCATCATCGACCTGGAGCGCGAAGCAGTTGCCAATGAAGATGATCAGTGCAAAGACATAGCCGAACACGAGGCTGAGTTTGTCCACGCGCAGCGGGGCCAGCTCCAGCCCGACCAGCTGAATGCGAACCGTTGTGTCTGCGGGCAGCGCCATCACTGCACCGAGTACCAGTAATGGCAGGATCAGCTGCCAGAGCTGGCGTGAACGCCCCTGCAGCACGGCCAGCGGTAGCGCGCCGAGCATGAGCAGGAGCGCCGGGTGGAGGTGCAGCCCTTCAACCATCCCCGGGCCCCTCGTTGTCGTCCTGGTAATAGTCCGGGCGCCGGTAGACGAGCCCGAAGCCGATCGCCTTGTAGACGCCGATCAGCAACAACGCCCCCAGGAAAGCGAACACGGCGGTAAAGCCGGGCACCCCGTCCCACGGGAAGCGGCTGTAATGGGAGGGTTTGAGGATGTCGAGCAGCACGACGAGTGCCATCAGGGCGATCATCGCCAGCCGCAACCCGCGGCCGTAGCGGACCAGCGCCTCGAGCATTGATGCGGTTGCATTCACCAGTTTCATGCGATGTCCCTTTCCATCATCACGGAATGCCCAGGGTCAGAAGCCGGTAGGCGGGATCAGCGAGGATGAACAGTACGAGGGTACCGGCGGCGGTCACCAGCAGTGGGATCAGACACAGCGCGGGCGCTTCGGAGACTCGCTGACGGGCGGGGTCGTTACCGGGCAGGGGGCGCAGGAATGCCCGCATGACCGGCGGCATCAAGTAGCCGACATTGAGCAGCGTGCTCAAAACGAAGGCCGAGACCACCAGGTACTGCTCCGTACTCCAGGCACCGCTGATCAGATACCACTTGCTCCAGAAGCCACCCGTGGGGGGGAGTCCGATGACGCAAAGCGCACCGATGAAAAACGCCAGCATGGTCAGCGGCATTCGCCGCGCAAGACCGTCCATACCACTCACGGTATTGATGCCATTGGCGACGTAAATGGCGCCGGCACAGAAGAAAAGCGTGATCTTGCCAAAGCCGTGCATGAGCATATGCAAACCGCCGCCGATCGCCGATAACTCGGTGGCGAGGAGGGCACCGGTGACGATGTAGGCGAGCTGACTGACGGTGGAATAGGCGAGTCGAGCCTTGAGATTGTCCTGGCGCAGGGCGACAAGAGAAGCGGCTAGCATCGTGAATACGGCGATCGCGAGCATCGCTGGCTGCGTGACCAGCGATTGTGTGTATTCGAGTCCGAAGATGTACAACACAACGGTGAGCACGCTGAACACCCCGGCCTTGACCACCGCCACGGCATGGAGGAGTGCCGAGACCGGCGTCGGAGCGACCATCGCCGCTGGCAGCCAGCGGTGGAACGGCATGATTGCCGCTTTGCCGATGCCGTAGATCAGTACCACCAGCACCACCGCGCCGACGCCGGTCGGCACCTCGTCGGTCAGGATTCCACCGCTGGTAAAGCTGAGAGTGCCTGTGGCATGCCAGATCCAGATAATCGCCGGCAGCATCAGTCCAATGCTCGTTACCAGTAGCAGTGCAAGGTAGGTGCGACCGCCGCTACGGGCCTTCTCGGTGCCGGTGTGGGCAACCAGCGGATAGGTCGAAATCGACAGGATCTCGTAGAACAGGTAGAGCGTGAGCAGATTCTCGGCAAAGGCAATACCCATGGTCGCGCCAAGGGCGATCGCATAGCAGGCCATGAACCGGGCAACGTGGCCGTATCCCCCGGCCCGCAGGTAGCCGATGGCATAGGGAGTCGCCGCGATGTACAGCGTCGAGGCTAGCAGCGCGAAGACCAGGCCAAGCGGTTGTGCGGAGAGGGTGATTGTCAGCCCCGGCATCAACTCGATCAGCGTCTGCTCCCCGGCATCACCGCCGCCGACCCGGTTCACCAGGACGCCAACCACGGTCAGGAACAGCGGAATCGGTA
The Spiribacter vilamensis DNA segment above includes these coding regions:
- the lspA gene encoding signal peptidase II; the encoded protein is MPVIGRSLRFGLLIAGLVLVADQVTKWLAMNELALHRPEPLLPVLNLMLAFNTGAAFSFLADAPGWQRWLLSGVALAVSLYLLHWLRGLAADRRFEAAGIGLILGGALGNLADRVRLGGVVDFIDVHYAGWHWPAFNIADAAITVGVGMILLTAWSDWRHNR
- the ispH gene encoding 4-hydroxy-3-methylbut-2-enyl diphosphate reductase, with the protein product MQEIRVANPRGFCAGVDRAISIVEQALEAFGRPIYVRHEVVHNRLVVDDLRDKGAVFVEELDGVPAGATLIFSAHGVSQSVRDEAVERGLHVFDATCPLVTKVHMEVRKHARQGREVILIGHDGHPEVEGTIGQYVGERADQGGIYLVETPADAQALSVRNPDDLAFVTQTTLSMDDTASVIEALQARFPSIEAPRKDDICYATQNRQDAVRELAGEVDVMIIVGSTNSSNTRRLTELSERLGVPAHQIDRAEELEADWIADASRIGVTAGASAPESLVQAVIDRLVEWGVQRPDTSGNYTEDVVFSMPRDLMRAIPKRGEIKTVAD
- a CDS encoding GspH/FimT family pseudopilin translates to MHEQRGFTLLELLVTLSLMALLATLSAPVFSDLAMKTRLDTATDQLHLAIRHTRNAAVARGTPVVIRAKSNGWERGWTIFVDRNADGRYQSGEYRLRTAEPLPTSITVTANAGIGEALHYQADGGTRRPSGSLQMGTLHVCRRAADGAIRASRSIIINASGRPRIERADMSADGTGC
- a CDS encoding type IV pilin protein; its protein translation is MVRRNGFTLLEMLVVLAIIATLAMLAMPGYLQPTKRVEATQAGACLLELASRLERYRLIEADYEGFAIDTAGVACEGRLADRYRFEAGIPGETGWGAITTDPVAWQLRVIPLDADAGMGGYGDCRALVVRDDGRRAVMTGTGGGVVTDPDQVRRCWR
- a CDS encoding Na(+)/H(+) antiporter subunit D; translation: MVEGLHLHPALLLMLGALPLAVLQGRSRQLWQLILPLLVLGAVMALPADTTVRIQLVGLELAPLRVDKLSLVFGYVFALIIFIGNCFALQVDDGAQHVAAAFYAASGLGAVFAGDLITLYVFWEIMMVASVWLIWRRRRQAAYDAGFRYLIIHALGGMLLLAGIIAYWLHTGSLAFEALEGGGAAFYLILVAFLINAAAPPLHAWLPDAYPEATVTGTVFLSAFTTKTAVYVLARGFPGTELLVWLGVFMTLYGVIYAFLVNDIRRLLSYHIISQVGYMVAGVGLGSALAISGVAAHAFTHILYKALLLMGAGAVLQMTGRSRLTELGGLYRSMPVTFLLYMIGGLSISAFPLFSGFVSKTMIIEAAAVDGRGVVFLLMTLAGVGTFMSTTLKLPWYTFMGRDAGLRPAEAPLNMRIAMGIAALLCFLIGIFPGWLYAILPYPVDYQAYTAGHLIKEMQLLLFTGLGFFLFLRVLGGKEKISLDLDWFYRVPGKQTLARVGSGIRRIDTGFRDAFMLGFRRAEEKATHLRVSGWPLRSWPTGSMAFWTAIVLALLLAFGMGE
- a CDS encoding proton-conducting transporter membrane subunit encodes the protein MTPLLAVLIPFIGAALIGAAARRPRLRDGLCFALPIPLFLTVVGVLVNRVGGGDAGEQTLIELMPGLTITLSAQPLGLVFALLASTLYIAATPYAIGYLRAGGYGHVARFMACYAIALGATMGIAFAENLLTLYLFYEILSISTYPLVAHTGTEKARSGGRTYLALLLVTSIGLMLPAIIWIWHATGTLSFTSGGILTDEVPTGVGAVVLVVLIYGIGKAAIMPFHRWLPAAMVAPTPVSALLHAVAVVKAGVFSVLTVVLYIFGLEYTQSLVTQPAMLAIAVFTMLAASLVALRQDNLKARLAYSTVSQLAYIVTGALLATELSAIGGGLHMLMHGFGKITLFFCAGAIYVANGINTVSGMDGLARRMPLTMLAFFIGALCVIGLPPTGGFWSKWYLISGAWSTEQYLVVSAFVLSTLLNVGYLMPPVMRAFLRPLPGNDPARQRVSEAPALCLIPLLVTAAGTLVLFILADPAYRLLTLGIP